The following coding sequences lie in one Methanopyrus sp. SNP6 genomic window:
- a CDS encoding UDP-N-acetylglucosamine--N-acetylmuramyl-(pentapeptide) pyrophosphoryl-undecaprenol N-acetylglucosamine transferase, which yields MKVFSLVEPSPAKNLLPVWERLLEEGWEVTVYGHGRGVEVLKWEGIETERLGKPRRRQGLLGYIGFSVDLIRTVRALASERASVVLSSGNTGDARKSLIASRILGIPSVHLEMDVYNPVEAVRWATHVLVPFSERWAEVLERRAGVETKVVSGAPLAQYLADRHLSGRIPGPVPEEYEGRVLVCLGGDITEEGARRLLLDLEDHDPVVVPFRVSPPEGFECVREFVDLPGVMMLADTVVFTGGFGVTIEACVVAKKAVKVSEVHPTHLSHWIAEESGVPVMYLSESSGTEDAVQMASKPRGEWLIRRGRSAVAEIVEEIFKAE from the coding sequence ATGAAAGTTTTCAGCCTCGTAGAACCGTCTCCGGCCAAGAACCTCCTCCCGGTGTGGGAGCGACTCCTAGAGGAAGGGTGGGAAGTAACAGTCTACGGGCACGGACGTGGTGTCGAGGTACTAAAATGGGAAGGTATCGAGACGGAGCGGCTGGGAAAGCCCCGAAGGAGGCAAGGATTACTGGGGTATATAGGATTCTCCGTTGACTTAATACGGACCGTACGGGCTCTGGCGTCGGAGCGTGCTTCAGTGGTACTCTCATCCGGTAACACCGGGGACGCTAGGAAGTCTCTGATAGCGTCTCGGATACTTGGAATCCCTTCAGTACACTTGGAGATGGACGTGTACAACCCCGTGGAGGCCGTCCGATGGGCGACACACGTACTGGTGCCCTTCTCGGAAAGGTGGGCGGAAGTACTAGAACGACGGGCAGGAGTTGAAACTAAGGTGGTTTCCGGGGCACCGTTAGCTCAGTACCTGGCGGATCGTCACCTATCCGGTCGTATTCCGGGACCCGTACCGGAAGAATACGAAGGTCGCGTACTGGTATGCTTGGGTGGCGACATCACGGAGGAAGGAGCTCGACGACTGCTCCTCGATCTCGAGGATCACGACCCCGTGGTGGTGCCGTTCAGGGTAAGTCCTCCAGAGGGCTTCGAGTGCGTTCGGGAATTCGTAGATTTACCCGGAGTAATGATGCTAGCCGATACGGTAGTGTTCACCGGAGGGTTCGGGGTCACGATAGAAGCCTGTGTGGTGGCGAAGAAGGCCGTGAAGGTGTCGGAAGTGCATCCCACGCACTTGAGTCACTGGATCGCCGAAGAGTCCGGCGTACCGGTAATGTACTTAAGCGAAAGCTCCGGTACAGAGGACGCCGTCCAAATGGCCAGCAAGCCGCGCGGAGAGTGGCTCATAAGAAGGGGGCGAAGCGCCGTCGCGGAGATCGTCGAAGAGATCTTCAAAGCCGAGTAA
- the hisB gene encoding imidazoleglycerol-phosphate dehydratase HisB, with the protein MDSVRTADVKRTTKETEVEVSVNLDGSGHAKVDTGLPFFDHLLHQFAFHGRIDVEIKARGDLEVDDHHTVEDVGICLGKALNKALGDREGIRRIAWALVPMDEALVECAVDISGRPYFVLRGYQPRRDKIGCPPLSTENVSHFWKSFCDHAGVTMHVAVRWWDNDHHAIEAMFKAVGRALGAAKEVVDDGVPSTKGTLRRG; encoded by the coding sequence GTGGACTCGGTGCGGACGGCGGATGTCAAGCGTACGACGAAGGAAACGGAAGTTGAGGTGAGCGTGAACTTAGACGGATCCGGTCACGCCAAGGTCGACACCGGTCTTCCGTTTTTCGACCACCTCCTGCACCAGTTCGCCTTTCACGGACGCATAGATGTTGAGATTAAAGCTCGAGGCGACCTAGAGGTCGACGATCATCATACCGTCGAGGACGTCGGTATATGTTTGGGTAAAGCTTTGAACAAAGCACTCGGAGATCGCGAGGGTATCCGACGAATCGCATGGGCGCTGGTGCCCATGGATGAAGCGCTGGTGGAATGTGCCGTAGATATCTCCGGGAGGCCCTACTTCGTCCTAAGGGGGTATCAACCTCGACGCGATAAAATCGGTTGTCCCCCATTGTCCACGGAGAACGTCTCACACTTCTGGAAGAGCTTCTGCGATCACGCCGGTGTAACCATGCACGTGGCGGTGCGGTGGTGGGACAACGACCATCACGCCATCGAAGCCATGTTTAAGGCTGTAGGCCGCGCGCTCGGCGCAGCGAAGGAAGTAGTCGATGACGGGGTGCCATCAACTAAAGGAACACTCCGACGCGGGTGA
- a CDS encoding OB-fold nucleic acid binding domain-containing protein, with translation MEKTISIVCITLGAVLLWMSSGTSHQVIGARELQSTDDGTLVRIKGEVMQVKAVSGGAEVVILDAGDGTVTVFLSREAASTLAPSPGESLEVVGRVEEYRGRKEVRVDSSVRAR, from the coding sequence ATGGAGAAGACGATCTCCATAGTCTGCATCACCCTAGGTGCCGTGCTACTTTGGATGTCTTCCGGTACTTCTCATCAGGTGATCGGGGCTAGAGAGTTGCAGTCGACAGATGACGGAACATTAGTAAGGATCAAAGGCGAGGTGATGCAGGTGAAGGCAGTGAGCGGCGGCGCGGAAGTTGTCATTCTAGACGCGGGGGACGGGACGGTGACTGTGTTCCTCAGTAGGGAGGCCGCAAGTACTTTGGCCCCGAGCCCCGGAGAATCGCTGGAAGTGGTAGGAAGAGTGGAAGAATATCGAGGGCGGAAGGAAGTCCGTGTGGATTCGTCAGTACGTGCTCGGTAA
- a CDS encoding transcription initiation factor IIB family protein — protein sequence MAASGKNPGKLTEECPVCGSAEIVFDEERGEYVCADCGLVTEDPVIDPGPEWRHFNQDQRQRRSRTGEPVKLRLPDKGISTIIDRELRDSGGKKNPRMRRIRTWDARIKVSGSRERNFFQAFLELENLASKLQLPESVRELAASIYRKAYKEGIVRGRGIESVLGAAVFAACKEARVPRTAREIAEALGVSDENEVLRAYRVLQRRLNLKQKPAEPSDHLPRFASKLGVSENVQAKAQEIIEKAKEKGITVGKGPAGVAAAALYIASILEGERRTQKEIAEVARVTEVTIRNRYKEICEALGIELHP from the coding sequence ATGGCTGCTTCTGGAAAGAATCCCGGGAAGCTCACGGAAGAGTGTCCGGTGTGTGGTTCCGCAGAAATTGTTTTCGATGAAGAGCGGGGTGAGTACGTCTGCGCGGACTGCGGACTGGTCACTGAAGATCCGGTGATAGATCCCGGCCCTGAGTGGCGGCATTTTAACCAGGACCAGAGGCAACGGAGGTCTCGAACTGGAGAGCCCGTTAAGCTGAGGTTACCGGATAAGGGAATATCCACGATTATAGACCGGGAGTTGCGCGATTCCGGTGGGAAAAAGAACCCCCGGATGCGGCGCATCCGTACCTGGGATGCACGTATCAAAGTATCTGGAAGTAGGGAAAGGAACTTTTTCCAGGCGTTTCTGGAGCTGGAGAATCTCGCGTCCAAGCTCCAGCTACCCGAGTCGGTCAGGGAACTCGCCGCCTCGATATACAGGAAGGCGTACAAAGAAGGGATCGTGCGTGGCCGCGGCATAGAGAGCGTTTTGGGAGCTGCGGTGTTCGCCGCGTGCAAAGAAGCTCGCGTGCCCCGGACTGCCCGCGAGATCGCGGAGGCGCTTGGAGTCTCGGATGAAAACGAGGTACTCCGGGCTTATCGAGTACTGCAACGTCGGCTGAACCTGAAGCAGAAGCCGGCTGAACCCTCCGATCACCTGCCCAGGTTCGCCTCAAAGTTAGGGGTCTCCGAGAACGTCCAGGCTAAGGCTCAAGAGATTATCGAGAAGGCCAAAGAGAAAGGCATCACCGTGGGTAAGGGACCGGCTGGTGTAGCCGCGGCTGCACTATACATAGCGTCTATTCTTGAGGGAGAGAGACGTACTCAGAAGGAGATCGCGGAGGTTGCTCGAGTTACTGAAGTTACTATCCGAAACCGATACAAGGAGATCTGTGAAGCCCTCGGGATCGAGCTTCATCCATGA